The following coding sequences are from one Neurospora crassa OR74A linkage group I, whole genome shotgun sequence window:
- a CDS encoding CCCH zinc finger and SMR domain-containing protein has product MVSDETYDICLPVLEDPDLDDEEKTDKLQDLLRERTTLSGQALDNAVLDAMWRFRDGGGTATSPPSIRQSILRRPSPAPWRGSSTPLSSSPRLSVSPLAPPGYVPTNFGRAMSSTASPFGSPRPSPRLAFATPVPHSPNLNAYQFAANDEPPSQEVFGDYQSDNVDWLVSDDDRLSVTSSIGGSSGLNVAAPEFVSTQQADMSPFDMLRSILGTSKTDDEIGAALAMHGYDLSATVASIMDDPAQDDVSLSGQNDEARVVVIGKSMTPDQRPATPADQQRSGVICKFYLSTGQCLRSDCRFSHDLSNHICKYWVAGNCLARDTCVFSHDPAHLVNRLHIDGSGTPPTHYSTVNVQDFNSFPSLQPGTPEQLHVFPASANTPAVGITPPPGFKSHHNYGYPDRPRSRPGSRHQQKEVPQTVPSPDDADAFPTLGAAIAKQSKKHHGKRGGHNHTGSGSSSSKEIASPGPSTLADIVKMSPSPVNINLRPNGKLNRNGSSTSIRNGENSAAAQAIPPPKHIPWLETGEKANKAYLKARQEAIKHGGLRNKFLQSAAQAWNRNDARAAKALSLRGQSENDLMRKAHREAASLLYEERNKNNGSCPEIYVDLHGLHPEEAVEYLAGILTENTSESRPIYAITGTGHHSKNGKDKVGKALRTFLNEWRYAYREFSVPGDRNSMGGILGIDARSWDKSLSQDGVSLVKKDEPKDDVDILSQGVEIGEGKVKLLVRDPMAAKEPPKGPASHRGR; this is encoded by the exons ATGGTGTCCGACGAGACATACGACATTTGTCTTCCGGTCCTCGAGGATCCAGAtcttgacgatgaggagaagACGGACAAGCTACAGGACCTTCTCAGGGAAAGGACAACCTTGAGCGGGCAGGCACTGGATAATGCAGTGTTAGATGCCATGTGGAGGTTTCGAGATGGCGGCGGGACGGCGACATCTCCACCGTCCATACGTCAGAGCATTCTCCGACGCCCGTCGCCGGCTCCCTGGAGAGGCTCTAGTACTCCTCTTTCCAGCTCGCCTCGCTTGAGCGTCAGTCCGCTTGCCCCTCCCGGATATGTGCCGACAAACTTCGGTCGGGCCATGTCTTCGACGGCATCTCCCTTTGGGTCGCCCAGGCCATCCCCGCGACTTGCGTTTGCTACCCCCGTCCCCCACAGTCCTAACCTGAACGCCTATCAGTTTGCCGCCAATGATGAACCTCCCTCACAGGAAGTGTTCGGAGATTACCAGTCGGACAATGTCGACTGGCTCGTCAGTGACGATGACCGTCTTAGTGTGACCTCTTCTATCGGCGGCTCGAGTGGCTTGAATGTGGCTGCTCCCGAATTCGTATCGACTCAGCAGGCCGATATGAGTCCGTTTGACATGCTTAGGTCCATCTTGGGCACGAGTAAGACGGATGACGAAATTGGCGCTGCTCTTGCTATGCATGGCTATGATCTCAGTGCCACTGTTGCCTCTATCATGGACGACCCGGCACAAGATGATGTCTCCCTTTCTGGTCAAAATGATGAGGCCAGGGTGGTTGTGATTGGCAAGTCAATGACGCCCGATCAACGCCCCGCGACTCCGGCCGACCAGCAGAGATCGGGTGTGATTTGCAAGTTCTACCTATCCACCGGGCAATGCCTGCGCTCTGATTGCCGGTTTAGTCACGATTTAAGCAATCATATCTGCAA GTATTGGGTTGCTGGTAACTGTTTGGCTCGTGATACCTGCGTATTTTCTCATGATCCGGCGCATCTGGTGAACAGGTTGCATATTGACGGCTCGGGCACACCACCGACGCATTATTCGACGGTAAACGTTCAGGACTTTAATAGTTTCCCGTCCTTGCAGCCAGGAACTCCTGAGCAGTTGCACGTTTTTCCGGCATCAGCAAACACTCCCGCAGTAGGGATCACTCCGCCCCCGGGCTTCAAGAGCCACCACAACTACGGCTATCCCGATCGTCCACGATCGCGGCCTGGTAGTCGACACCAGCAAAAGGAAGTTCCGCAAACGGTTCCGTCTCCTGACGATGCGGATGCATTTCCTACGCTGGGCGCCGCCATAGCCAAGCAAAGCAAGAAGCACCATGGTAAGAGGGGTGGACATAACCACACTGGTAgtggtagcagcagcagcaaggaaATCGCTAGTCCAGGCCCGAGCACACTCGCCGACATTGTCAAGATGTCTCCCTCTCCTGTCAACATCAACTTGAGGCCTAATGGTAAGTTGAATCGCAATGGCAGCTCTACTAGCATTCGGAATGGCGAGAACAGCGCTGCTGCCCAAGCTATTCCACCGCCCAAGCACATCCCTTGGCTTGAGACTGGAGAGAAGGCAAACAAGGCATATCTCAAGGCACGTCAGGAGGCCATTAAGCACGGCGGCTTGCGCAACAAATTCCTGCAGAG TGCTGCCCAGGCGTGGAACCGCAACGATGCCCGTGCGGCCAAGGCGCTGAGCTTGCGCGGGCAAAGCGAAAATGATCTGATGAGGAAAGCTCACCGCGAAGCCGCGTCACTGCTCTATGAGGAGCGCAACAAAAACAATGGCAGCTGCCCCGAGATCTACGTCGACTTGCACGGCCTTCACCCCGAAGAGGCAGTTGAATACCTTGCAGGTATTCTGACCGAGAACACGAGCGAAAGCAGACCCATCTATGCCATTACTGGAACCGGCCATCACAGCAAGAACGGCAAGGACAAGGTGGGCAAGGCGTTGCGCACTTTCCTTAACGAGTGGCGCTATGCCTACCGTGAATTTTCGGTGCCGGGCGACAGAAATAGCATGGGCGGGATTTTGGGTATAGATGCGAGAAGTTGGGATAAATCGTTGTCGCAGGATGGCGTCAGCTtggtgaagaaggacgagCCCAAGGATGATGTTGATATCCTGTCTCAAGGGGTGGAGATTGGGGAGGGCAAGGTGAAGTTGCTTGTTAGAGACCCGATGGCTGCCAAGGAGCCGCCCAAGGGCCCTGCTAGCCATAGGGGACGGTGA
- a CDS encoding golgi apparatus membrane protein tvp38 produces MPDHHHHHNNNNNNNNNHTARDAAAALSMNLSSSASTTPTHSPTSSPGPQVGSDPGGEDLPHWARPSASNIRRLSSGRPYSVPRHASHRSSSAAAAAAAGGRVAKLKALALKAIATGLTIAQRAITIFLGLSLLQKIAILVALTIFFSLSVVALVYSHAIFASLGPLAEKWRALPFGWLLCFGLVFMTAFPPIIGYSTAVTVTGFVYGFPWGWPIAAAATVAGSTCSFLASRGVLAGYVNGLVGKDKRFVALSQVLRRDGLGVLAMVRFSPLPYSLSNGFLATVPRLRVGGFAVATGLATPKLFVHIFIGSRLALLASSGDKMTTRDRAINYISMLLFGAVGAAVGYLIWKRTMSRADELAHEEGLDGVDSLVAAAGTTAAGEVHRAADGTLEIGDDDEEDYADLEGNSGGRLLVGGNAGRQGDLRRQSSESDISLWETDRYRDSWDEEANLGGRK; encoded by the exons ATGCcagatcaccaccaccaccacaacaacaacaacaacaacaacaacaaccacacgGCCCGCGACGCAGCCGCCGCCCTATCCATGaacctctcctcctcagcctctaCTACGCCCACCCACTCACCGACCTCCTCCCCCGGTCCCCAAGTTGGTTCCGACCCAGGAGGAGAGGACCTCCCACACTGGGCCCGTCCCTCGGCCTCTAACATCCGCCGTCTGTCCTCCGGCCGTCCCTACTCCGTCCCCCGGCACGCTTCGcaccgctcctcctccgccgccgccgccgccgccgctggcgGTCGGGTAGCCAAGCTCAAGGCTCTGGCCCTAAAAGCTATTGCAACTGGTCTCACCATCGCCCAACGCGCAATCACCATCTTCCTCGGCCTCTCGCTCCTGCAAAAGATTGCCATTCTTGTCGCCCTCacaatcttcttctcgctGAGCGTCGTCGCGCTGGTCTACTCCCACGCCATCTTCGCCTCCCTCGGTCCCTTGGCAGAAAAATGGCGAGCCCTACCGTTTGGCTGGCTGCTTTGTTTTGGCCTTGTCTTCATGACCGCTTTCCCACCCATCATCGGTTACTCTACCGCCGTGACCGTGACCGGGTTTGTCTACGGATTTCCGTGGGGATGGCCGATtgctgcggcggcgacggtggCGGGATCAACGTGTTCGTTTTTGGCGTCGAGAGGCGTGTTGGCTGGGTACGTGAATGGGCTTGTGGGAAAGGACAAGCGGTTTGTGGCGCTCAGCCAGGTTTTGAGGAGGGATGGACTGGGGGTGCTGGCAATGGTCAGGTTCAGTCCGTTGCCGTATAGTTTGAGTAATGGGTTTTTGGCCACGGTGCCGAGGTTGAGAGTAGGGGGGTTCGCGGTTGCTACTGGGTTGGCTAC CCCCAAACTCTTCGTTCACATCTTCATCGGCTCCcgcctcgccctcctcgcctCATCAGGCGACAAGATGACCACCCGCGACCGCGCAATCAACTACATCTCCATGCTTCTCTTCGGCGCTGTTGGCGCCGCCGTCGGCTATCTCATCTGGAAGCGGACCATGTCGCGGGCCGACGAGTTGGCGCACGAGGAAGGGCTGGACGGGGTCGACTCGCTCGTCGCCGCCGCGGGGACTACGGCCGCTGGGGAGGTGCATCGCGCGGCGGACGGTACGCTTGAAATcggagatgatgacgaggaggattatGCGGATCTGGAGGGGAACAGCGGCGGCAGACTTTTGGTTGGTG
- a CDS encoding F-box domain-containing protein yields the protein MFLSADQHQKPEALIFEANGNGGYRVTDEDDTSTAVESSVPTHPLGIKPLGNKYFHTGTDARVNLGDLQVLPDEMLAQLLEYLDKRTLRLLGYACKFLYAQCSYDDLWKTIFLESEFKNKTSFQWQGSWRATVLGLSPDKRIKIDCSNVFSDVLHRPFVCSHISLPKYTRNIPPANKIPSIDDLTYDEFADKWSKKPFILTRCIKSWPVLKSWNMDKLHEMYSDVVFRAEAVDWSFATYYQYMMDSQEESPLYLFDKKFVEKMNIEVGKTKDAVYWNPDCFGKDLFELLGAERPAHRWMIIGPERSGSTFHKDPNATSAWNAVIQGAKYWIMFPPSAQVPGVYVSEDQSEVTSPLSIAEWLLEFHAEARRLPECREGICHAGEILHVPSGWWHLVVNIEPGIALTQNFVPKAHLSDVLSFLKYKADQISGFKKEVEDPYTLFVERLRVEYPELLEEAVKQMEEKQGNKKRRWDQVVGHDSTDGGPEHKKGGGFSFGFGLGDDIEGEEDEIP from the exons ATGTTTCTCTCAGCAGATCAGCACCAAAAGCCTGAGGCCCTCATCTTTGAGGCAAATGGTAATGGGGGTTACAGAGTGACTGATGAAGATGATACTTCAACAGCCGTCGAGTCATCTGTTCCCACACACCCTCTTGGGATCAAGCCTCTAGGCAACAAGTACTTCCACACTGGCACCGATGCCCGTGTCAATTTGGGTGATCTGCAAGTCTTGCCCGATGAGATGCTTGCCCAGCTCCTTGAGTATCTGGACAAGCGTACCTTGAGGCTTCTAGGCTATGCCTGCAAATTTCTCTATGCTCAATGTAGCTATGATGACCTCTGGAAAACCATCTTCTTAGA GTCTGAATTCAAGAACAAGACGTCTTTTCAATGGCAGGGCTCTTGGAGGGCAACTGTTCTCGGCCTCTCACCCGACAAGCGTATCAAGATCGACTGCAGCAACGTCTTCTCTGATGTCTTGCACCGTCCGTTTGTCTGCAGTCACATCTCGTTGCCCAAGTACACGAGAAACATCCCGCCAGCCAACAAGATTCCTAGTATTGACGACCTGACGTACGATGAGTTTGCAGACAAATGGAGCAAGAAGCCCTTTATCCTGACCAGGTGTATCAAGTCGTGGCCCGTCCTCAAATCCTGGAATATGGACAAACTACATGAAATGTATTCAGATGTGGTTTTCCGAGCCGAGGCGGTAGACTGGTCCTTCGCCACATACTATCAGTACATGATGGACAGCCAGGAAGAAAGTCCCCTTTACTTGTTCGACAAGAAGTTCGTCGAAAAGATGAACATCGAGGTTGGCAAGACCAAGGATGCCGTTTACTGGAACCCGGACTGCTTCGGAAAGGACCTCTTCGAGCTACTCGGTGCTGAGCGGCCGGCGCATCGCTGGATGATAATCGGGCCTGAGCGGAGCGGCTCTACCTTTCACAAGGACCCGAACGCGACGAGCGCCTGGAATGCGGTCATTCAGGGAGCCAAGTATTGGATCATGTTCCCGCCATCGGCCCAGGTTCCCGGCGTCTATGTCTCCGAAGACCAGAGCGAAGTCACCAGTCCTCTTAGTATTGCCGAGTGGCTCCTCGAGTTCCACGCAGAGGCCCGAAGGCTGCCCGAATGCAGAGAGGGCATTTGCCACGCAGGCGAGATCCTCCACGTTCCCAGTGGCTGGTGGCATTTAGTCGTGAACATTGAGCCCGGCATCGCGCTCACCCAGAACTTTGTGCCAAAGGCACACCTGTCGGATGtgctttcctttttaaaatacaAGGCCGATCAGATTTCGGGGTTCAAGAAAGAGGTCGAGGACCCGTACACGCTCTTTGTTGAGCGCTTGAGGGTCGAATATCCTGAGCTGTTAGAGGAGGCTGTGAAACAGATGGAGGAAAAACAGGGAAACAAGAAAAGGAGATGGGATCAAGTGGTTGGCCACGACAGCACCGACGGTGGACCAGAGCACAAGAAGGGCGGTGGTTTTTCCTTTGGCTTTGGCCTTGGCGATGATAttgagggggaggaggatgagatcCCCTAA
- a CDS encoding eIF4A: protein MATDKGLEDIPEGQIESNYDETVDSFDEMNLKPELLRGIYAYGFERPSAIQQRAIMPVIKGHDVIAQAQSGTGKTATFSISVLQKIDPSLKACQALILAPTRELAQQIQKVVVAIGDFMNIECHACIGGTSVRDDMKALQDGPQVVVGTPGRVHDMIQRRFLKTDSMKMFVLDEADEMLSRGFTEQIYDIFQLLPQSTQVVLLSATMPQDVLEVTTKFMREPVRILVKKDELTLEGIKQFYIAVEKEEWKLDTLSDLYETVTITQAVIFCNTRRKVDWLTDKLTARDFTVSAMHGDMDQAQRDLIMKEFRSGSSRVLIATDLLARGIDVQQVSLVINYDLPANRENYIHRIGRGGRFGRKGVAINFVTADDVRMMREIEQFYSTQIEEMPMNVADLI, encoded by the exons ATGGCTACCGATAAGGGACTCGAGGATATCCCCGAGG GACAGATCGAGTCTAACTACGATGAGACCGTTGATTCATTCGACGAGATGAACCTGAAGCCCGAGTTGCTTCGCG GTATCTACGCTTATGGTTTCGAGCGCCCCTCTGCTATCCAGCAGCGCGCCATCATGCCCGTCATCAAGG GCCACGATGTCATTGCTCAGGCTCAGTCCGGTACTGGCAAGACTGCCACCTTCTCCATCTCCGTTCTCCAGAAGATCGACCCCAGCCTCAAGGCCTGCCAGGCTCTCATCCTCGCCCCCACCCGCGAGCTTGCCCAGCAGATCCAGAAGGTTGTTGTCGCCATCGGTGACTTCATGAACATCGAGTGCCACGCCTGCATTGGTGGTACCTCCGTTCGTGATGACATGAAGGCCCTCCAGGACGGCCCCCAGGTCGTTGTTGGTACCCCCGGCCGTGTCCACGACATGATCCAGCGTCGTTTCCTCAAGACCGACAGCATGAAGATGTTCGTCCTTGATGAGGCCGATGAAATGCTTTCG CGCGGTTTCACGGAGCAGATTTACGACATCTTCCAGCTCCTTCCCCAGAGCACCCAGGTCGTCCTTCTCTCCGCCACCATGCCCCAGGACGTCCTTGAGGTTACCACCAAGTTCATGCGCGAGCCCGTCCGCATTCTCGTCAAGAAGGACGAGCTTACCCTCGAGGGTATCAAGCAGTTCTACATTGCcgttgagaaggaggagtggAAGCTTGACACCCTCTCGGATCTCTACGAGACCGTTACCATCACCCAGGCTGTTATCTTCTGCAACACCCGCAGAAAGGTCGACTGGCTCACCGACAAGCTGACTGCCCGTGATTTCACCGTCTCCGCCATGCACGGTGACATGGACCAGGCTCAGCGTGATTTGATTATGAAGGAGTTCCGTTCCGGTTCTTCTCGTGTCCTGATCGCCACGGATCTCCTTGCCCGTGGTATCGACGTTCAGCAGGTTTCCCTGGTTATCAACTACGATCTCCCTGCCAACCGCGAGAACTACATCCACCGTATCGGTCGTGGTGGTCGTTTCGGTCGTAAGGGTGTTGCGATCAACTTCGTCACCGCTGACGATGTCCGCATGATGCGCGAGATCGAGCAGTTCTACAGCACCCAGATTGAGGAGATGCCCATGAACGTCGCTGATCTCATctaa